TCGCCACTCTTAATATCGCATGCATGACAAGTACGTAAAACAAACATTGCGCCAGCCATAAACTCGCCTATAGAATCCGGCTTTACAGAAGCTTCCTCGTGCCGCAACTGTCACGCGGTCGTCACATCGATTCGCTATATTCAAAAATTTTACGGAGGCCCTGATGAAATCGAAATTCAAAGCACTAGCCATCGCCTGCGCGCTTGCGACCATGTCCGTTTCGGCCCATGCCGTCACCGAAATATCCTGGTGGCACTCGATGGCCGGCGCCCTCGGCGACCGCGTCAATGGCCTCGCCGACGAATTCAACAAGAGCCAGTCTGAATACAAGGTGACCCCGGTTTACAAAGGCGCCTACGATGAAGCCATGGCCGCCGCTGTCGCCGCTTATCGCGCCGGCAATGCGCCGGACATCCTGCAAGTATTTGAAGTCGGCACTGCCACCATGATGTATTCCAAAGGCGCCATCAAGCCGGTGTCTGAAGTCATGAAACTGGCCGGTGAGCCGTTCGACCCATCTTCCTACGTCCCTGCCATCGGCGGTTACTACGCCGCACCAAAAGGGGGCGGCCTGCTGTCGCTGCCATTCAACAGCTCAACCACGGTCATGTTCTACAACAAGGACATGTTCTCCAAAGCTGGCCTGGATCCAAACAAGCCGCCGGTGACCTGGCAGGAACTCGCCGTCGACGCTGCCAAGCTGAAGGCCAGCGGCGCCAAATGCGCGTACACCACCACCTGGCAATCATGGGTCGAACTGGAATCGTTCTCGACCTGGCATAACGTCGAATTCGCCTCCAGGAACAATGGCTTCGACGGCCTCGACACACGCCTGAAATTCAATAGCCCATTGCACGTCAAGCACATAGAGAACCTGGCTAACTGGGCCAAGCAAGGCTACTTCACCTATGCCGGCCGCAAGGATGAGGCAACATCGAAATTCTATGCAGGCGAGTGCGGCATCCTGACCGGTTCGTCGTCCAGCTATGCGGATATCGCCAAAAATTCCAAGTTCAAGTTTGGCATCGCTACCCTGCCGTATTACAGCGATGTGCCAGGCGCACCGCAAAATACGATGATCGGCGGCGCTTCGCTGTGGGTCATGGGCGGCAAGAAGAACGACGAGTACAAGGGCGTTGCCAAGTTCTTCAAATTCCTGTCGAAGCCTGAGGTGCAAGCCAAGTGGCATCAGGAAACCGGTTACCTGCCGACTACCATCGCGGCTTACGAGATCACCAAGAAATCGGGATTCTATGATCGCAATCCTGGCACCGATGTCCCGGTCAAGCAGATGATCACCAAGACCACCGACAAGTCGCGCGGCATCCGCCTCGGCAACATGCCGCAAATCCGTACCATCATCGACGAAGAACTGGAAAACGTCTGGACCGGCAAGATCACCGCAAAGCAGGCGCTTGATACCGCGGTAGAACGTGGCAACCTGTTGCTGGAGCGGTTTGAAAAGACGAACAAATAATATTACTCAGTCCTGTCAGATAGGATGGGCATAGCAGCCCATCCTATCTGAGAATTCTTGTTGTTGAATGTCGCAGCAAAATGGCGCACGCAAAAGAACACTTTTGACTGCGCCACATAAGCTCTAATTGATTCCCCCGCATTGACGCGGACGATCCAGTCAGAAAGTCCCATCTTGGAAAAACGCGCTCGCTTCAAATCTGCCTGGTTGCCCTACGCGCTGGTGGCGCCGCAGATCATTGTCACCCTTTTGTTTTTCGTCTGGCCGGCAGTGCAGGCGATGTACCAGTCCATGCTTCTGCAGGACGCCTTCGGCGGTTATTCGGAGTTTGTCTGGTTCGACAATTTCCGCGCGCTATTCGCCGACAGTAACTATCTCGCCTCGTTCAAGACCACCGCGATATTCTCGCTGCTGGTCGCGGTGCTCGGATTGTCGCTCTCGCTGATGCTGGCCGCCTTTGCCGACCGCGTCATCAAAGGCGCTTCTATTTACAAAACCTTCCTGATCTGGCCGTATGCGGTGTCGCCTGTGGTGGTCGGGGTCCTCTGGACGTTCATGCTGAGCCCGACCCTGGGCATCGTTTCCAACTGGCTGCATCACTTCGGCATCGAATGGAATCACGTATTGAACGGACGTCACGCGATGATCCTGATCGTGATCGCTGCGGTCTGGAAACAGGTCAGTTATAACTTCCTGTTCTTCCTTGCCGGCTTGCAGGCTATCCCCAAATCACTGATCGAAGCCGCCGCGATCGACGGCGCCGGACCGGTCAAGCGTTTCAGGACTATCGTATTTCCATTGTTGTCACCCACCACTTTCTTCCTGCTGGTAGTTAATATTGTCTACGCCTTCTTCGATACCTTTGCGATCATCGAAGCCACCACTCAGGGCGGTCCCGGCAAAGATACCGAGATCCTGGTCTACAAGGTATTCCTCGACGGCTTCAAGGGCGGCGACCTGGGCGGCGCGGCCGCACAATCGGTGGTGCTGATGACCATCGTCATCGTGCTCACCGTGGTGCAATTCAAGTATGTTGAAAAGAAAGTGCAGTACGCATGAATGAAATCATGACTGATCCCGCCGTGTCATTCCCGCGAACGCGGGAATCCATGATACGGAGCAATTTGGATCCCCGCGTTCGCGGGGATGACGGAATTGTTTGTTATATATTGAAAGAACACGATGATTGAGCGCCGCCCCATACTCGACATGATCAGCCACCTGGTACTGCTGCTCGGCGTCGTCATCATCGCCTTTCCGCTGTATGTCGCATTTGTCGCCAGCACTCAGACCGCGCAAGAGGCCGCGCAAGCACCACTGTCCCTGATGCCTGGCAGCCATTTCATTCAAAACTATGGTGCGCTGCTGACCCAGGGCGCCTCCGGCAACGTTTCGGCGCCGCCGGTGGCGCGCATGCTGTGGGTAAGCCTGGTGTCCGCGTTAGCCATCGCAATCGGCAAGATCTCGATTTCGATGCTGTCGGCGTTTGCTATGGTGTATTTCCGCTTCCCCGGACGGTCGCTGTTCTTCTGGATGATTTTCATGACACTGATGCTGCCGGTCGAGGTGCGTATCACACCGACCTACCAGGTGGTATCCGATTTCCACATGCTCAACAGCTACGCCGGCCTGACGATCCCGTTGATCGCCTCGGCCACAGCGACTTTCCTGTTCCGGCAATTCTTCCTGACGGTGCCGGATGAACTGGCGGAAGCAGCCCGCATTGACGGCGCCGGTCCCCTGCGTTTCTTCAAGGACGTGATCTGGCCGCTGTCACGCACCAATGTTATTGCGCTGTTCGTGATCATGTTCATCTATGGCTGGAACCAGTATCTGTGGCCGTTGATGATTGCGACGAACCAGGACATGTACCCGATCGGTATCGGTATCAAAACCCTGATCGCCGGCGGCGATTCGGCAGTCGAATGGAATATGGTGATGGCGACCCTGGTGCTGGCGATGCTGCCGCCGGGCCTGGTGGTGGTAGTGATGCAAAAATGGTTTGTTAAAGGATTGGTTGATTCCGAGAAGTGATATGGCAAAAGTACACCTAGAAAACGTCAAGAAAACCTACGGCAAGGCGCCGAAGACGGTCGATGTCATCCATGGCATTTCGATCGATATTGCAGATGGCGAATTCATTGTCATGGTCGGCCCTTCCGGCTGCGGCAAATCGACCTTGCTGCGCATGGTGGCCGGGCTGGAAGAGATCACCTCGGGCGATATCGTGATCGGCGACCGCGTAGTCAACAAGCTGGAACCGAAAGATCGCGACATCGCGATGGTGTTCCAGAATTACGCGCTGTATCCGCACATGAGCGTCTATGAAAACATGGCCTATGGTTTGAAAATCCGCGGCTTGAGCAAGGACGATATTGAAGTACGCGTGCAAAAGGCGGCCAAGATCCTGGAGCTCGGTGCCCTGCTGCAACGCACGCCGCGCCAGCTGTCGGGCGGTCAGCGCCAGCGGGTGGCGATGGGACGCGCGATCGTACGCGAACCGGCAGTATTCCTGTTCGACGAGCCGCTGTCCAACCTGGACGCAAAGCTACGCGTCCAAATGCGCCTGGAAATCCAGAAACTGCACCGCACGCTAGGCACCACCAGCCTCTACGTGACGCACGACCAGGTCGAAGCCATGACCCTGGGCCAGCGCATGATCGTCATGAATGGCGGCCGCGCAGAACAGATTGGAACACCGGCCGAGGTCTATGCCAAACCGGCTACGACGTTCGTCGCCAGCTTTATCGGCTCGCCGCCGATGAACCTGCTGAACGGACGGGTAGCGACGGACGGCAACAGCTTCGTGGTGGACAATGCCGCACCGATCCCGCTGCCGTTTACACACAATGCGATTGCCGGTCATGACTGTATCCTGGGATTACGGCCGGAGCACCTGCTGTTCGGCCAGCCTGGGCTGTCGATGCGAGCGGAACTGGTGGAAGCGTTAGGCGCCGATCTGCTGGTGCACGCGTCGATAGGAGATCAAACATTGGTGATGCGGGTACCGGCCGCCACGGCAGTGGAGACCGGGCAGCAAATCACTGCAGGCTTTGAAACGAACTCTCTGCATTGGTTTAATTCGCAAACCACGCAACGTATCGAATTTTCCTGATTCTGCTTGCCGGCGTCTTGCATCGACGCCGGTCAACACACCCGTTGCTATCGCGTGCAACGGCGTCGCTTAATCATCGGTGGCGACGCCACCAGGACATTTCATTCGGTCAGAGCGGCCAGATTATCCACTTCGATCTTGGCAAACTCGACGCTGCTGTCAATTGCCGTACCGCGTGTGGTATGCACGCTTTCGGTATTGGTGCGGCTCGATACGCTGGCCCCGGCTTTCAATATCTGATAACCGTCATGCCACAAATCGTCATGGCCCTGCACCGGCTGGGGCACGATCACATATCCACGGTATTCGACGCTGCCGCTGGTCTGGTCACTCATGTTCACCTCTCTTGCAAGTAAGAGTTCAATCCTAGCACGCGGCTAAAAAATGCACACAGCCGCAAAATCGTGTAACTTGAACTAATTGTTACGTCCGGCGTCGTACCTAGGGCCTGCTAACAGGCCCCGAGTCAGTCATAACCACATGGAGAGATTGATTATGCCCAAAGATCGCGAAGAGAATGCGCATTGGAAAATCGCTGATCTTGATTTTTCGAAATCGATGTCGCACGCGTCAGACCCGATGAAAACCTGTTTTACCTGGTCACCTGCGCTTCGTTTGTCGAAAGCGGATCCGATCTGTATACGCAAAACCTGGTGGATTATTACGGCGACGAGCCTGAAATCTCGGCTTGGCTACGTGAGCAATGGGAAGTCGAGGAGTTGCAGCATGGACAGGCATTGCGTGCCTACGTCAAACACATCTGGCCGGAATTTGACTGGCCGACCGCTTATCGCAGTTTCCTCGACGAATATTCAGGCTACTGCAAAGTCGAACTGCTTGAGCCCAGCAAAGGACTGGAAATGGTGGCGCGCTGCGTAGTTGAAGCCGGTACGGCAACTTTCTATGGCGCACTGTCGCGCAGCACCGACGAACCTGTCTTGCAAGACCTGGCAGCCCTCATCGCCCGGGATGAAGTGAA
This DNA window, taken from Collimonas arenae, encodes the following:
- the ugpB gene encoding sn-glycerol-3-phosphate ABC transporter substrate-binding protein UgpB — its product is MKSKFKALAIACALATMSVSAHAVTEISWWHSMAGALGDRVNGLADEFNKSQSEYKVTPVYKGAYDEAMAAAVAAYRAGNAPDILQVFEVGTATMMYSKGAIKPVSEVMKLAGEPFDPSSYVPAIGGYYAAPKGGGLLSLPFNSSTTVMFYNKDMFSKAGLDPNKPPVTWQELAVDAAKLKASGAKCAYTTTWQSWVELESFSTWHNVEFASRNNGFDGLDTRLKFNSPLHVKHIENLANWAKQGYFTYAGRKDEATSKFYAGECGILTGSSSSYADIAKNSKFKFGIATLPYYSDVPGAPQNTMIGGASLWVMGGKKNDEYKGVAKFFKFLSKPEVQAKWHQETGYLPTTIAAYEITKKSGFYDRNPGTDVPVKQMITKTTDKSRGIRLGNMPQIRTIIDEELENVWTGKITAKQALDTAVERGNLLLERFEKTNK
- the ugpA gene encoding sn-glycerol-3-phosphate ABC transporter permease UgpA, whose amino-acid sequence is MEKRARFKSAWLPYALVAPQIIVTLLFFVWPAVQAMYQSMLLQDAFGGYSEFVWFDNFRALFADSNYLASFKTTAIFSLLVAVLGLSLSLMLAAFADRVIKGASIYKTFLIWPYAVSPVVVGVLWTFMLSPTLGIVSNWLHHFGIEWNHVLNGRHAMILIVIAAVWKQVSYNFLFFLAGLQAIPKSLIEAAAIDGAGPVKRFRTIVFPLLSPTTFFLLVVNIVYAFFDTFAIIEATTQGGPGKDTEILVYKVFLDGFKGGDLGGAAAQSVVLMTIVIVLTVVQFKYVEKKVQYA
- the ugpE gene encoding sn-glycerol-3-phosphate ABC transporter permease UgpE; the protein is MIERRPILDMISHLVLLLGVVIIAFPLYVAFVASTQTAQEAAQAPLSLMPGSHFIQNYGALLTQGASGNVSAPPVARMLWVSLVSALAIAIGKISISMLSAFAMVYFRFPGRSLFFWMIFMTLMLPVEVRITPTYQVVSDFHMLNSYAGLTIPLIASATATFLFRQFFLTVPDELAEAARIDGAGPLRFFKDVIWPLSRTNVIALFVIMFIYGWNQYLWPLMIATNQDMYPIGIGIKTLIAGGDSAVEWNMVMATLVLAMLPPGLVVVVMQKWFVKGLVDSEK
- a CDS encoding sn-glycerol-3-phosphate import ATP-binding protein UgpC — protein: MAKVHLENVKKTYGKAPKTVDVIHGISIDIADGEFIVMVGPSGCGKSTLLRMVAGLEEITSGDIVIGDRVVNKLEPKDRDIAMVFQNYALYPHMSVYENMAYGLKIRGLSKDDIEVRVQKAAKILELGALLQRTPRQLSGGQRQRVAMGRAIVREPAVFLFDEPLSNLDAKLRVQMRLEIQKLHRTLGTTSLYVTHDQVEAMTLGQRMIVMNGGRAEQIGTPAEVYAKPATTFVASFIGSPPMNLLNGRVATDGNSFVVDNAAPIPLPFTHNAIAGHDCILGLRPEHLLFGQPGLSMRAELVEALGADLLVHASIGDQTLVMRVPAATAVETGQQITAGFETNSLHWFNSQTTQRIEFS